A section of the Deltaproteobacteria bacterium genome encodes:
- a CDS encoding GNAT family N-acetyltransferase has product MRTEIRPARPGDAAFLSWVILTAGRAHVKRGIWEVVLGEPETACLAFLKRLAVTVKPHLFHHACYLIAEADGNPAAGLGGYDPRVMGYDALRLALQEVMKERGDIALREKEMNRRAARVLGCIPDDVQGAWIIDSVATLPEFRRKGIVSGLLEEIMEKGRRLGFRCAQINMYIGNTQAQRAYEKHGFQILDEKRDPDFEAEIGSPGMVRMARTL; this is encoded by the coding sequence ATGCGCACGGAAATTCGACCGGCCCGGCCGGGTGACGCCGCTTTTCTTTCGTGGGTCATTCTCACAGCCGGAAGGGCCCATGTCAAACGCGGAATATGGGAGGTAGTCCTTGGAGAGCCGGAAACAGCCTGCCTCGCCTTTTTGAAACGGCTCGCCGTCACCGTGAAGCCCCATCTGTTTCACCATGCGTGCTACCTCATCGCGGAGGCTGACGGCAACCCGGCAGCGGGACTGGGAGGATACGACCCGCGGGTCATGGGATACGACGCCCTGCGCCTGGCCCTACAGGAAGTGATGAAAGAACGGGGAGACATCGCGCTCCGGGAGAAGGAAATGAATCGCCGGGCGGCGCGGGTTTTGGGCTGCATTCCCGACGACGTTCAGGGGGCCTGGATTATCGACAGCGTGGCCACCCTGCCGGAATTCCGACGTAAAGGCATCGTCAGCGGACTCCTCGAAGAAATCATGGAAAAAGGCCGGCGTTTGGGGTTTCGATGCGCCCAGATCAATATGTACATCGGCAACACGCAGGCGCAGCGCGCCTATGAAAAACACGGATTCCAGATACTGGACGAGAAACGGGACCCCGATTTCGAGGCTGAAATCGGGTCGCCGGGAATGGTTCGGATGGCGCGAACGCTGTAA
- the nudC gene encoding NAD(+) diphosphatase encodes MKDHSGKREERSPEPETHEREERADGANWFLFRGDRLLVERTTGTLPTTSDVALLKRSSSEKHYLGLFSGRSCYSADLDINVEPPERWVFQTLRQMWETWDEEVFNQAGLAFQIVNWHRIRRFCGHCGSRLEQNSESTGKTCPECGLSHFPPISPAIIVAVIRNQELLLARAHRHPSGMYSVIAGFVEPGETLEDCVKREVKEETGVNVKDIRYFGSQPWPFPHSLMIGFIAEYAGGEIAVDDDEIMDAGWFTADNLPKIPPKISIARKLIDWFVARSTGER; translated from the coding sequence ATGAAGGACCACTCGGGAAAACGGGAAGAGCGATCACCCGAACCTGAAACACACGAACGGGAAGAGCGCGCGGATGGCGCGAACTGGTTCCTGTTTCGAGGGGACAGGCTCCTTGTCGAAAGAACAACGGGAACCTTGCCGACGACTTCGGATGTCGCCCTGCTCAAAAGGAGTTCTTCGGAGAAGCATTATTTGGGCCTCTTTTCCGGCCGGAGCTGTTACTCGGCGGACCTGGATATAAATGTGGAGCCGCCGGAGCGATGGGTGTTTCAGACTCTGAGGCAAATGTGGGAGACCTGGGACGAGGAGGTGTTCAATCAGGCCGGTTTGGCGTTTCAGATCGTCAATTGGCATCGCATTCGTCGTTTTTGCGGCCACTGCGGCAGCCGGCTTGAACAAAACTCCGAATCCACGGGCAAGACCTGTCCGGAATGCGGGCTGAGCCATTTCCCGCCGATTTCGCCGGCCATCATCGTAGCTGTGATCCGGAATCAAGAACTCCTCTTGGCCCGGGCCCACCGGCATCCGTCCGGCATGTACAGCGTTATCGCCGGATTTGTGGAGCCCGGCGAAACGCTGGAAGACTGTGTGAAGAGAGAAGTCAAGGAGGAAACGGGCGTTAACGTCAAGGATATTCGCTACTTCGGGAGTCAACCCTGGCCGTTTCCGCATTCCCTGATGATTGGATTCATCGCCGAATACGCCGGTGGTGAGATCGCGGTGGACGACGACGAAATCATGGACGCCGGTTGGTTCACGGCCGATAACCTGCCAAAGATACCTCCGAAAATCAGCATTGCCCGCAAACTGATCGACTGGTTTGTAGCTCGATCTACCGGTGAGAGATAA
- a CDS encoding AAA family ATPase, with amino-acid sequence MRLCRIDLQAFGPFSDLSLDLSGGREGVHIIYGPNEAGKSSALRALSSLLYGIPRDTSDNFIHANPDLRIGACLRRSDGTEVRFIRRKGNKNTLLDAGENPLDDRTLEPFLGGVPLEIFKTMFGISHSELVRGGNEIVAGGGDLGEALFSAGMGGARLRRILEDLDSEADQLFRPRGQNQTVNANVREYLELSKRMKEMSLSSSDWQHHSKAWQEALAGKKDLETALNDDRVELERLRHLEAVLPIVAERKEVQARVEAMGEVIVLDEDFPQHRKELFRDLDRTRRTADQIGIEIGDLEERMTRLEVSEDLLAREKVIAELHQDLGKYLQARRDLPDVRSSMEQFWKEALSILEELRPGAKPDEAEKLRLTVAQRVKISDTAGRYQAFAQKREAAEKNVSEHSRELKEAEQRLAALPGSMDTAALVSAIRPARAEGPLDRDLETAAADCERLSEQVSLELKRLSLWSGGLERLETLAAPAPETIDRFDEEFSEVNRRIEQARERFEETARSRAETLRRKEEAALAGEAPTEEELNKARQHRDAVWARVREAWLEGIGDPGVEAADGSETTLSHAYEQSVAETDAIADRLRREADRVLLHARLTSDLNSGKRMMDALLLEKEKWSAALDTLRQEWNACWRELDGEPLSPREMRRWLQRQTGLVQKAESLRQSRARVQNLRNRMSGHISAVSNALKRVGRAVPEVTRLDGLLEVAEKLLENAAELERERKALQERITKGRIALEAALNEQRQVVDHLESWNREWRSVLKDAGLEETMSPKEANMVVESIRRLQENVKLSRSNGERVEKMTAYTLGFDKRVDEMAKRCAPDLTDAPAEQIVSELNARLSRSQKNAASLEQIRRQFGEKKKTLEALLHQAEEHQSAIVEMCTSAGVDSAEHLETAEQRSIKARGLRQKLSELEAQLRTHSRGGTVEDLLTELEQTDADAIPVLIRNTRQRVEEKEQRIRDLSETVISERLALDRMDGRHDAAETWENAQSVLAAVRDAAEQYSQVRLAAAILRRELEFYRKKSQGPLFARSSELFRHLTLGSFEGLSTDYDRKDTPIIVGVRPSGERVRVDGMSAGSCDQLYLALRLAGIEQHVGANEPIPFVVDDALINFDDERAGAALDLLADLSKKTQVVFFTHHTHLLELSRMRIKSDTLFEYRLER; translated from the coding sequence ATGAGATTATGCCGTATCGATCTCCAGGCGTTCGGCCCGTTTTCCGATCTTTCGCTCGATCTCTCCGGAGGACGGGAGGGAGTCCATATCATATACGGTCCTAACGAAGCGGGAAAAAGCTCGGCCCTGAGGGCTTTATCCAGCCTTTTGTACGGCATACCCCGCGATACGTCCGATAATTTCATTCACGCAAACCCGGACCTCCGCATAGGAGCATGCCTGCGGCGTTCGGACGGAACGGAAGTTCGATTCATTCGCAGGAAAGGCAACAAGAACACTCTGCTGGACGCGGGTGAAAACCCGCTGGACGATCGAACTCTCGAACCCTTTCTGGGCGGCGTTCCGTTGGAGATCTTCAAGACCATGTTCGGGATCAGCCATTCGGAACTCGTGCGAGGGGGAAATGAAATTGTCGCCGGCGGAGGCGACCTCGGCGAGGCGCTGTTTTCCGCCGGCATGGGGGGCGCGCGACTGCGCCGTATCCTTGAAGATCTGGATTCGGAAGCGGACCAGCTTTTCCGGCCCCGGGGCCAGAACCAGACCGTCAATGCAAACGTCCGCGAGTACCTCGAACTCTCGAAAAGAATGAAGGAAATGTCCCTTTCATCCAGCGACTGGCAGCATCACTCGAAAGCGTGGCAAGAGGCGCTTGCCGGGAAGAAGGATCTTGAAACCGCACTGAATGACGATCGTGTGGAACTCGAGCGGTTGAGACACCTCGAGGCCGTTCTTCCCATTGTTGCGGAAAGAAAGGAAGTCCAGGCCCGCGTCGAGGCCATGGGTGAAGTGATTGTTCTGGACGAGGATTTTCCGCAGCATCGCAAAGAGTTGTTTCGGGACCTCGATCGGACGAGAAGGACCGCGGATCAGATCGGTATCGAGATCGGAGACCTGGAAGAGAGGATGACGAGGCTGGAGGTTTCCGAAGATCTGCTCGCTCGAGAGAAGGTCATAGCGGAACTCCACCAGGATCTCGGTAAATATCTACAGGCCAGGCGAGACTTGCCTGACGTGCGCTCGTCCATGGAGCAATTTTGGAAAGAGGCCCTTTCCATACTGGAAGAGCTGCGGCCCGGGGCTAAACCCGACGAAGCCGAAAAACTACGCTTGACCGTGGCTCAACGCGTCAAGATCAGCGATACGGCGGGCCGGTATCAAGCCTTTGCTCAAAAGAGAGAAGCGGCTGAGAAAAATGTAAGCGAACACAGTAGAGAGCTGAAGGAAGCCGAGCAGCGTCTGGCGGCCCTGCCCGGATCCATGGACACGGCCGCTCTGGTGTCGGCTATTCGACCGGCGCGCGCGGAAGGACCGCTGGACCGGGACCTCGAGACGGCGGCGGCGGATTGTGAGCGTCTTTCCGAGCAGGTTTCCCTTGAACTGAAGCGGTTGTCCTTGTGGTCCGGCGGACTGGAGCGACTCGAAACGCTCGCTGCTCCCGCGCCGGAGACCATAGATCGGTTCGATGAAGAATTCTCGGAGGTGAACAGGCGCATCGAACAGGCGCGGGAACGCTTCGAAGAAACCGCCCGAAGCCGTGCCGAGACTTTGCGGCGTAAAGAGGAGGCGGCGCTTGCCGGTGAGGCGCCTACCGAGGAAGAACTGAATAAAGCCCGCCAACACAGGGACGCGGTTTGGGCGAGGGTTCGAGAAGCCTGGTTGGAGGGGATCGGTGATCCGGGTGTGGAAGCAGCCGACGGTTCGGAGACTACCTTGTCACACGCTTACGAACAGAGTGTGGCCGAGACCGACGCTATCGCCGACCGTCTCCGGCGGGAGGCGGATCGGGTGCTCTTGCACGCCCGCCTGACATCGGATCTGAACAGCGGTAAACGTATGATGGATGCCCTTCTTTTGGAAAAGGAGAAATGGTCCGCCGCCCTCGATACTCTCCGACAGGAATGGAACGCCTGCTGGAGGGAACTCGACGGAGAACCGCTTTCGCCTCGCGAGATGAGACGATGGCTGCAACGGCAAACCGGCCTTGTTCAGAAAGCGGAATCACTCCGACAGAGCCGTGCTCGAGTTCAAAACCTGCGAAATCGAATGTCCGGGCATATATCCGCCGTATCGAACGCCTTGAAGCGCGTGGGCCGGGCGGTTCCGGAAGTGACACGCCTGGACGGCCTTTTGGAGGTTGCCGAGAAGCTCCTTGAAAACGCGGCGGAATTGGAACGGGAACGGAAGGCCCTTCAGGAACGGATAACGAAAGGCAGAATAGCGCTGGAAGCCGCCTTGAACGAACAACGTCAGGTTGTTGACCATCTGGAATCCTGGAACCGGGAATGGCGGTCCGTGTTAAAGGATGCGGGACTTGAGGAAACGATGAGCCCGAAGGAAGCCAACATGGTGGTCGAGAGTATCCGGAGGCTCCAGGAGAACGTCAAGCTGTCCCGCAGCAACGGCGAACGCGTCGAAAAAATGACTGCATATACACTTGGATTCGATAAGCGCGTTGATGAAATGGCGAAACGATGCGCTCCGGATCTTACGGATGCGCCCGCGGAACAGATCGTGTCCGAACTCAACGCGCGGCTTTCGAGATCACAGAAGAACGCCGCGTCCCTGGAACAGATCCGCCGTCAATTCGGCGAAAAAAAGAAAACCCTCGAAGCGCTGCTGCATCAGGCTGAAGAGCACCAGTCCGCCATTGTGGAAATGTGTACTTCAGCCGGTGTCGATTCGGCCGAACATCTGGAAACGGCGGAGCAGAGGTCCATCAAGGCAAGGGGGTTAAGACAAAAACTCAGCGAACTCGAAGCCCAACTGCGAACCCACAGCAGGGGAGGCACGGTGGAGGATCTCCTGACCGAACTCGAGCAAACGGACGCAGATGCGATTCCGGTGCTGATTCGAAACACCAGGCAGCGTGTCGAGGAAAAAGAGCAGCGCATTCGAGATCTGAGTGAAACCGTTATTTCCGAGCGTCTGGCTCTCGATCGAATGGATGGCCGACACGACGCCGCGGAAACATGGGAAAATGCCCAGTCGGTTCTCGCGGCCGTTCGTGACGCGGCGGAGCAGTATTCCCAAGTCCGCCTGGCCGCCGCCATTCTCCGGAGAGAACTGGAATTCTACCGCAAAAAAAGTCAGGGGCCGCTGTTCGCCCGGTCCAGCGAACTCTTCAGGCATCTAACCCTTGGTTCCTTCGAAGGACTTTCGACGGATTACGACCGGAAAGACACTCCGATCATAGTAGGGGTGCGTCCCAGCGGCGAGCGAGTCCGCGTGGACGGCATGAGCGCGGGTAGTTGCGACCAGCTCTACCTGGCGCTCCGGCTGGCGGGCATCGAGCAGCACGTGGGAGCCAACGAGCCGATCCCTTTTGTTGTAGATGACGCACTGATCAATTTTGACGATGAACGCGCCGGCGCCGCTCTCGATCTGCTGGCGGATCTATCGAAAAAGACCCAGGTCGTATTTTTCACCCACCACACCCATTTGCTGGAGCTGTCCCGGATGCGTATCAAGTCCGATACGCTCTTCGAGTACCGGCTCGAACGGTAG
- a CDS encoding aliphatic nitrilase, whose product MNREKKTFKAAAVQIAPVMLDRDATAEKVIKTIEKCGKEGVELAVFPESLIPVFPYFAWLRPPVAITELFVKLYEQAVVVPGPVTEAVASAAKKSGAVVVLGVNEREGGTLYNTQLIFDSDGSLLGKRRKIMPTFHERMIWGWGDGSGLKVYDTAVGRVGALICWEHYMPLARYALMAQGEQIHCSHFPGSMGGDLMSQQIDAAIRHHAFEAGAFVVNSTGWLTDQQKSEICSDESFVRYLRGGICTGIVTPYGKYIAGPLGEGEDMAVAEINLKAIIRQKNVLDTAGHYARPDILSLRIDRSSRTVMEERGPAFREPAEKPMEPGGDPADPDDCRR is encoded by the coding sequence ATGAACCGGGAGAAGAAAACGTTTAAGGCTGCGGCTGTTCAGATTGCTCCGGTGATGCTCGACCGGGATGCTACGGCGGAGAAGGTGATCAAGACGATTGAGAAATGTGGAAAAGAGGGCGTCGAGTTGGCCGTTTTTCCGGAGAGCCTGATTCCCGTGTTCCCCTACTTCGCCTGGTTGCGACCCCCCGTGGCCATTACCGAGTTGTTTGTGAAGCTGTACGAGCAGGCTGTCGTAGTTCCGGGGCCGGTCACGGAGGCGGTGGCATCGGCGGCCAAAAAATCCGGCGCCGTGGTGGTTCTGGGAGTGAACGAGAGAGAGGGCGGCACCTTGTACAACACGCAATTGATCTTCGATTCCGACGGATCTCTTCTTGGAAAGAGACGCAAGATCATGCCCACCTTTCACGAACGGATGATCTGGGGGTGGGGAGACGGCAGCGGATTAAAGGTCTACGATACGGCGGTAGGCCGTGTGGGGGCCCTGATTTGCTGGGAACACTACATGCCGCTGGCGCGCTACGCCCTCATGGCTCAGGGAGAACAGATCCACTGCTCTCATTTCCCGGGCTCCATGGGTGGGGACTTGATGTCTCAGCAGATCGATGCGGCCATCCGGCATCATGCCTTCGAGGCTGGAGCCTTTGTCGTCAACTCGACCGGATGGCTGACGGACCAACAAAAATCCGAGATTTGTTCCGACGAATCGTTTGTACGATACCTGAGAGGCGGTATCTGCACGGGTATTGTTACGCCTTATGGAAAATATATAGCCGGTCCTCTGGGCGAAGGTGAGGATATGGCCGTGGCGGAGATCAACCTCAAGGCGATTATTCGGCAGAAGAACGTCCTCGACACGGCGGGGCATTACGCACGCCCGGATATCCTCAGCCTAAGGATCGATCGGTCATCCCGGACCGTGATGGAGGAGAGGGGTCCGGCATTCCGGGAGCCGGCGGAAAAGCCCATGGAGCCGGGAGGGGATCCCGCCGACCCCGACGATTGCCGGCGATAG
- a CDS encoding chemotaxis protein: MEMALDMKSEQLGLLLAAMESIIDKDSGKVSEERMAVVNKTSSQLSDDIEQFTQGLRIEEERASFAQLARKLERLDTIVKKDLVQLIEESAGKFGEINQEFKRIQSVVEDYSGRVENSIGTLDAALQFKINMAGSEAESNKFKEANELLGYIRRAVNNLVIAALESVIEKESGTIPEKRMKKIERDAGYLEKNAPKLEKYAESDDEKQMVKTLRSDTEGLTRMIKEDLGSVIAKGASETSQIKEAFQSMENELNQSASEVGSMLDRIADTSKTESEEAVQSLTGTQRSTFAKGMTVFLIAVLVIIPSIFLISKGITKVLRNISSEMAEGANQVTSASGQVSSASQTLASGSSEQAASIEETSSSLEEMASMTKQNAEHAGKADALMKDTNRVVGEANESMRALTDSMNAISEASSETQKIVKTIDEIAFQTNLLALNAAVEAARAGEAGSGFAVVAGEVRNLAMRAAEAAKNTAQLIEKTVKKVNDGSIFVQKANEAFTRVIDSSSKVGEILTEIAAASTEQAQGIEQINKAVAEMDRVVQQNVASAEESASASEELNRQAKSMKEFVDDLMALVGGAGREEKEVDA; encoded by the coding sequence ATGGAAATGGCCTTGGACATGAAATCCGAGCAACTCGGGTTGCTCCTCGCTGCGATGGAATCGATCATAGATAAAGACAGCGGGAAGGTTTCCGAGGAACGAATGGCCGTTGTAAATAAGACCTCATCTCAGTTGAGCGACGATATAGAACAATTCACCCAGGGGTTGCGCATCGAAGAGGAGCGGGCATCCTTTGCACAATTGGCTCGGAAGTTGGAACGTCTGGATACGATCGTCAAAAAGGATCTCGTCCAACTCATTGAAGAGAGCGCCGGGAAGTTCGGTGAGATCAATCAGGAGTTTAAGAGAATTCAATCCGTCGTCGAGGATTACAGCGGCCGGGTGGAGAATTCGATTGGCACCTTAGATGCGGCTCTTCAGTTCAAGATCAACATGGCTGGATCCGAAGCGGAGTCCAACAAATTCAAGGAAGCGAACGAGCTTCTGGGTTACATACGGAGAGCGGTAAACAACTTGGTCATTGCCGCGCTCGAGTCGGTCATCGAGAAAGAATCGGGTACGATACCGGAAAAGCGAATGAAAAAGATCGAGAGGGACGCCGGCTACCTCGAAAAGAACGCCCCGAAACTTGAGAAGTATGCCGAATCCGATGACGAAAAACAGATGGTAAAGACCTTGAGGAGCGACACCGAGGGTCTGACTCGTATGATCAAAGAGGATCTTGGCTCCGTGATCGCCAAGGGGGCTTCAGAAACCTCGCAGATCAAAGAAGCCTTCCAGAGCATGGAGAATGAGTTAAATCAGAGCGCCTCCGAAGTCGGTTCGATGCTGGATCGTATAGCGGATACGAGCAAGACCGAGTCTGAAGAGGCCGTTCAGTCTCTCACCGGCACCCAGAGATCGACTTTCGCCAAAGGCATGACCGTATTTCTTATAGCCGTGCTGGTGATTATTCCTTCGATCTTTCTAATATCAAAAGGAATAACCAAGGTTTTGAGGAATATCTCGAGTGAGATGGCCGAAGGTGCGAACCAGGTCACATCCGCGTCCGGGCAGGTGTCATCCGCCAGTCAGACGCTGGCCAGCGGATCGTCGGAGCAGGCCGCCTCCATCGAGGAGACGTCCTCGTCCTTGGAGGAGATGGCTTCCATGACCAAACAAAACGCGGAGCACGCAGGCAAGGCCGACGCACTCATGAAAGACACGAACAGGGTCGTGGGAGAGGCCAACGAATCCATGCGAGCGCTTACGGACTCGATGAACGCCATCTCCGAGGCCAGCTCGGAAACCCAGAAAATCGTCAAGACCATCGACGAAATTGCGTTTCAAACGAATCTCTTGGCCTTGAATGCAGCGGTCGAGGCGGCCCGTGCCGGTGAAGCGGGGTCCGGATTTGCCGTGGTGGCCGGCGAAGTTCGGAATTTGGCCATGCGAGCGGCGGAGGCGGCGAAAAATACGGCTCAACTGATTGAAAAAACGGTTAAAAAAGTGAATGATGGTTCCATTTTCGTGCAAAAGGCGAACGAAGCTTTCACCAGGGTGATCGACAGCTCTTCCAAGGTGGGCGAAATCCTGACCGAAATCGCGGCGGCTTCCACTGAACAGGCTCAAGGGATCGAGCAGATCAACAAAGCCGTGGCTGAAATGGATCGAGTGGTTCAACAAAACGTTGCCAGTGCGGAAGAGTCTGCATCCGCTTCCGAGGAGCTGAACCGCCAGGCTAAATCGATGAAGGAATTCGTGGATGATCTCATGGCCCTCGTGGGCGGCGCCGGCAGGGAAGAGAAGGAGGTAGACGCCTAG
- a CDS encoding DNA repair exonuclease, which yields MISFVHAADIHLDSPLRGLQQYPGAPVSEIRGATRKALENLANLAIEESVSFVCISGDLYDSDWKDYNTALFLANVMRRLKEADIRVFWVKGNHDAESRITRSLNMPENVRMLSSRRPETVVLNDLKVAIHGQGFAHASVREDLSKAFPEAVPGCFNIGMLHTSLTGRPGHENYAPCSVNGLASKKYDYWALGHVHQWEIVSRDPWIVFSGCIQGRNVREAGLKGCALVEVDNGEVVAVEQRTLDVFRWGICHVNVEGVESPERLVSMVAGNVQKEVDGNGGKPLAVRIVLVGACRAHDRLSRNQGRWINEVREAVTDSSGGLAWVEKVALRTVPAMDLSMLSQRDDPIGDIVKHVNELCRDENKLAQLAGELEPLQDKLPHDLLDGPDAFDPKRPEVLRSLLQSARDLLLSRLLEEEHS from the coding sequence ATGATCTCATTCGTGCATGCAGCGGACATCCACCTGGATAGTCCGCTACGCGGACTGCAGCAGTATCCCGGCGCGCCCGTCAGCGAAATCCGGGGGGCCACGCGCAAAGCTCTCGAAAACCTCGCCAACCTGGCCATCGAGGAATCCGTCTCGTTCGTCTGCATTTCAGGAGACCTGTATGACAGTGATTGGAAAGATTACAATACAGCTCTGTTTCTTGCAAACGTCATGCGTCGTCTCAAGGAAGCCGATATTCGGGTTTTCTGGGTAAAGGGAAATCATGACGCCGAAAGCCGGATTACACGAAGCCTGAACATGCCCGAAAACGTCCGGATGCTCTCTTCTCGAAGGCCGGAAACCGTTGTTTTGAACGATCTAAAAGTTGCGATTCACGGTCAGGGATTCGCCCATGCTTCCGTTCGTGAGGATCTATCGAAGGCGTTTCCCGAAGCCGTGCCCGGGTGCTTCAACATTGGGATGCTCCATACCAGCCTCACGGGACGACCCGGTCACGAGAATTACGCCCCCTGCTCCGTCAACGGATTGGCCTCCAAGAAGTATGATTATTGGGCCCTGGGTCACGTTCATCAATGGGAAATCGTCAGCAGAGATCCGTGGATCGTCTTTTCCGGTTGCATTCAAGGGCGAAATGTTCGGGAAGCCGGGTTGAAAGGATGCGCTCTGGTGGAAGTCGACAATGGGGAGGTCGTCGCCGTCGAGCAAAGAACACTCGATGTTTTTCGCTGGGGAATCTGTCACGTGAACGTCGAGGGCGTCGAAAGTCCTGAAAGACTGGTTTCCATGGTAGCCGGGAACGTGCAAAAAGAGGTGGACGGAAACGGCGGTAAACCACTGGCCGTCCGAATTGTGCTCGTCGGCGCTTGCCGCGCTCATGACAGGTTGTCGCGTAATCAGGGACGGTGGATCAACGAAGTTCGGGAGGCCGTGACGGACTCGAGCGGAGGACTCGCCTGGGTCGAGAAGGTTGCCCTGCGGACGGTCCCGGCCATGGATCTGAGTATGCTTTCCCAAAGAGACGACCCCATCGGGGACATTGTAAAACATGTGAACGAACTCTGCAGGGACGAGAATAAGCTCGCCCAACTCGCCGGTGAATTGGAGCCGCTGCAGGATAAGCTGCCCCATGACCTCCTGGACGGACCTGACGCCTTTGATCCCAAAAGGCCCGAGGTACTTCGATCGCTCCTGCAAAGTGCGCGAGACCTTCTGCTGTCACGACTGTTGGAGGAAGAACATTCATGA
- a CDS encoding cache domain-containing protein, which yields MAKRILAFLSVMVVMSMFVAGMASADPREDSLALVKKGAEYLKNNGPEKAAEAFTKDEFKKGDLYLFAYDYTGTCLAQGASPQLVGKNLWNLKTPTGTYLIQDIIELSKKGGGWLEYQWMHDYKKKLMTKESYIMPVEGMDALIGCGFFKE from the coding sequence ATGGCTAAAAGAATATTAGCTTTTCTATCGGTTATGGTTGTTATGAGTATGTTTGTTGCCGGCATGGCTTCCGCCGATCCCAGGGAAGATTCCCTGGCTCTGGTGAAAAAAGGAGCCGAGTATTTGAAAAACAACGGCCCTGAAAAGGCGGCCGAGGCGTTTACCAAAGATGAGTTCAAGAAGGGCGACCTCTATCTGTTTGCCTATGATTACACGGGCACCTGCCTGGCGCAGGGTGCAAGCCCTCAGTTGGTGGGAAAGAACCTCTGGAATTTGAAGACCCCCACCGGAACGTATCTGATACAAGACATTATCGAGCTCTCCAAGAAGGGCGGCGGATGGCTGGAGTATCAGTGGATGCACGACTACAAGAAGAAACTGATGACCAAGGAGTCCTACATCATGCCCGTTGAGGGGATGGACGCTCTCATCGGATGTGGTTTTTTCAAGGAGTAA
- a CDS encoding glycerol dehydrogenase, producing MSRMLIAPGRYVQGAGAIKEIGVHAARMGTKALVTGGKKALATCGSAIKASLDANGVGSHQEAFLGECCDKEINRLVGIAKANGANIIIAAGGGKVIDTGKATAHEMKIPIIVVPTIAATDAPCSALSVIYTESGVFQRYLVLPANPNCVLVDTEVVANAPVEFLVSGMGDALATFWEADTCNKSCKPNVLTGGCPPTLSAYTLARLCYDTLLEHGLSAKLAVERKVVTPAVEAVVEANTLLSGLGFESGGLAGAHSVHNGFTVLEASHHKLHGQKVAFGTLTQLVMEGRPKDDIEEVIYFCSTVGLPICLADMGVHNPTREEIRKVAEATTAQGETIHATWFPVTADAVEAAIWAADALGTYYKGL from the coding sequence ATGAGCCGAATGCTGATTGCACCTGGTCGGTACGTTCAGGGCGCCGGCGCCATCAAGGAAATTGGTGTGCATGCGGCAAGAATGGGAACCAAGGCTTTGGTAACGGGTGGCAAGAAGGCTCTAGCCACCTGCGGAAGCGCGATCAAAGCCAGTTTGGACGCCAACGGCGTCGGGAGCCATCAGGAAGCTTTCCTGGGCGAGTGCTGCGACAAAGAGATCAACCGCCTCGTAGGCATAGCCAAAGCGAACGGCGCCAACATCATTATCGCGGCGGGCGGCGGCAAGGTCATCGATACCGGGAAAGCGACGGCCCACGAAATGAAGATACCCATCATCGTCGTTCCCACCATAGCGGCTACGGATGCGCCCTGCTCGGCCCTGTCCGTGATCTACACGGAAAGCGGCGTGTTCCAACGATATTTGGTGTTGCCCGCCAATCCGAACTGTGTGCTGGTGGACACGGAGGTTGTGGCCAACGCACCCGTGGAATTCCTGGTGTCGGGCATGGGAGACGCGCTGGCCACTTTCTGGGAAGCAGACACGTGCAACAAGAGCTGCAAGCCCAATGTGTTGACCGGGGGATGCCCCCCCACCCTGTCCGCGTACACCTTGGCGCGGCTCTGCTATGACACCTTGCTCGAGCACGGTCTGTCGGCGAAACTGGCGGTCGAGCGCAAGGTGGTAACGCCGGCGGTGGAAGCGGTTGTCGAAGCCAACACGCTTCTGAGCGGACTGGGATTCGAGAGCGGAGGCCTCGCCGGAGCCCATTCGGTACACAACGGCTTCACCGTGCTCGAAGCCTCTCACCACAAACTCCACGGTCAGAAAGTGGCTTTCGGGACCCTCACCCAGTTGGTGATGGAAGGGAGGCCCAAAGATGACATCGAAGAAGTGATCTACTTCTGCAGCACCGTTGGACTCCCCATCTGTCTCGCGGACATGGGCGTACACAACCCGACACGCGAAGAGATCAGGAAGGTGGCCGAGGCCACAACGGCGCAAGGCGAAACCATTCATGCCACCTGGTTCCCCGTAACGGCGGACGCGGTCGAAGCGGCGATCTGGGCTGCCGATGCCCTCGGAACCTATTACAAGGGTCTTTAA